TGAGACCAAATTAATACAGTTCtgagaaatatatatttttaacctttatttaaccatgtTGGTCCTGTtgagataaaaaatatattttcagtgGAATCCTGGCAAAGACAGTCACTActtgtaatacatttttattaggATTTAATCAGGTAGACTTGATCAATGCAAATCTAATTTTCCTAGGAGCATACATAGAGATACCATTGGTCCTTGTCTTATTTTCACCATCCTACAACTAGTCCAGAGCTACTAATCTTAATCTGCAAGTTGAGTTTGTTTCTTCTAGACATTGCTATAGTAAATAGTGACCCATAactttcaaaatatattaaaatctgctctcaaaatgttaaaaatcctGAAATATAACAAGTTTATTCTTAAAAAATACATCATAATTCTGGCTTTCTCAAAAAAGGTAACATAGTGATACAAAGAATGTCTGATTTTGGACTTTAAACTTAAACTATATATACGAATACTGAAAtgctgttaaaacaatggttataTGTTACTGAGAAAGTATAACAAGTTTAACTTCTAAACAAACTCCACCATCAACCATGATCAAGTCTGGGTTGAACCTTCAAATAACCAAATATGGTTTTACTGGTCATGTTTGCAGaacatcattaaaaataaactgtataAGCATCTTAGCTGGATTCACCCGCACAAACAGAGTGGGAGTCAGAACCTCTCGTTGTGTAGCAACACTTTCAGGATAATATATAATATCAGTTCTTTGATTCAATTATTTAtctctaacaaaacaaaaatagtcATGATTCAGAGTTATTCATCATCCCCCCTGCTCTTGTAATCTTCTTAAATTATAATGATTACTCACCTAAAGGAGGTGGCTGGCCTCTTATCACtccattttttttccactcctCCCATTCACTCACTTCTTTATAGATAAGATCTACAAATGTAAGAACAGAGAAAGGTTAAGTGGGTTGGGGGAGACAGTTTATGTACAGTCAGAGTGTTTTGCATACTGTAAAGTCCACACAGCATCATGTTTCTAATTTGGACATGCTATGCCGGTGTGACCCCTCTCAAAAATGAGTGAGGGGTCATTATCACCTGGCAGGGGTTAGGGTGAGCTCATCCTGCTGCGCAACTGAAAGTGATATTTACTCACAATCTGAAGCCCTCCCATGCTCCACAGACTCAGGTTCCCCTGAGTGGAAAACACTCACTGAGAACCTTTAAAGGGGGATTCATGTTATGCAACACATGCTCTGGCAACTTCAGTGGAGATACTAAGCTGCTTCGGCAACAATTTCTGTGACCAAATGATCGAACGTCTAAACATAAGCTGGCTGTTACACCAGATTACAACACCATCTATTTTTTGCTTTccataaataatgaataatcaTATCACCTCTGACGGACTAATTATAAACGTGggagtttttcttttgtgttgtgcacacagagtttgaataaacagATTTTTTGAGTTTATTCAGTTAGACTTAAATGTTCATATTCACAAGTGGCACTGTTTCTGTGATTTCACAATCAGTGtagacttttgtttttatatcattCTGGGTTTaggcttaaaaacacaaataaaagaaaagacaacTTATAGTGAAAAAACAGAGGGATAACATCCTGATAACGTTAGCTACCACCTCAGAAAAACGCTAACATTCAACCAATTCTTTGCTTACTTTGAAGCTAGCTTTTTGACAGTATTGTAACTTGATACAAAAATGTCCCATGTCATACTTTCATTCTGAAATAAATGTCCCCAAAAGAAGTCTTGATATTTCAAAATGAATTCATAATTCTCCCGCCATATTGTGTAAGACCAGCAAACAGTGATGTTAGCTAGGAAGCGGTTAGATTACATTAGCTACCACCTCAGAAATATTAGCATTTAACCAATTACTTGCTTACTTTGAAGCTAGCTTTTTGACAGTATTGTAACTTGATACAAAAATGTGTAAGACTAGCAAACAGTCATGTTAGCTAGGAAGCGGTTAGAAGCTAGTGATAGCTATTAACAAACGTAAGCTAACAGATCTCCAaacatcttatttaattttCGAGTAGTCTTTTTTCCTTCAGGTTCACAAGTGACAATGTTTCTGTGACTTCACATTCAGtgtaaacttttgttttttataattctGGGTTCAGgcttaaaaacaccaaaaaaagaaaagacaacacaTAGTGGAAAATACATACATCCTGATTACATTAGCTACCACCTCAGAATATTAGCATTTAACCAATTACTTGCTTACTTTGAAGCTAGCTTTTTGACAGTATTGTAACTTGATACAAAAATGTCCCATGTCATACTTTCATTCTGAAATAAATGTCCCCAAAAGAAGTCTTGATATTTCAAAATGAATTCATACTTCTCCCACCATATTGTGTAAGACTAGCAAACAGTGATGTTAGCTAGGAAGCGGTTAGAAGCTAGTGATAGCTATTAACAAACGTAAGCTAACAGATCTCCAAACATCTGATTTCATTTTCAAGTAGTCTATTTTCCTTCAGGTTCACACTATTCATTGTATTTTCAACTACTGGTCACTCAGAAAAATGTGAAGTAATGACAATTTGTCAGATTTTCAATAATTATATGAactatttattaaaaaatgaacacagcaGTAAGACCTCAGGACAGTATTTAAGTCTCCTTTCCAAAATGAGACGCCACATTACAATTGCCATCATTTCAATTTGGTAAAAAAGTTATTACTGCTAATGTCAAAGCTACTTCATACCACTACGTACCACCTTAACACtagttggcgccccctgtggacaaagccgGACAGGTTATCTTTtagctgatcttgtcctgttcatgtgttttattaaaaaacttttgttttttttcagcagaaTAATTTGACTAATATCAGTATTAAATTCTGTCTGTTTCaaaacaagctaaaaaaaaaactcctcaggGGAAGTTTAAGGAAACCTATGAATAAATATATCCTGGCATTGTGATGACCTCAGGAGCCGAAGGGTAACTCATAAGAATCATGACGCTCTCTAACCTTTCCACTCGTCCACGGTGTGCTCCCTCTCATCCAGCTGTTTCTCCAGGATCTTCGGAGGAGGctgaggaagagaaaaaggtGTAAATGGCGCATATGTGCTAtatcagtgttgccaactttcCACTTTAACTTGAGTAATTAAAGTTTCAGGTGACCCGTTTAAGGATCATGTGTTCCTGTCAGCAGTCACTTACCGCTTCTACCTCAGCTGGGTCATACCAAACATTGATATAGGGGTGTTGCAGGGCCTCGTCCACAGAGATGCGCTTGGAGGCATCAATCACTAACATCTTGGATAATAGATCTCTGGCTTGGCTCGCTGAGGGGACACAAAATATAGATAAGATGCTGCTGTGCTATCAATCATAGGTCTGCAATTTAGTTTTGATAAAAGAACTCAATGTGATTTATGGTTGTGAtattaaaacacagagacaaacactaCCTTTAAGTTTGCTGTGGTCAGAGTCGGCAGGAAACAGCACGTCTGGGAAGAGTTTCTCAAAGCTGTATCCTGCGTAGCGTGGCCTGTTTTCTACGTATGTTCTTACTGACTGGTTCAGCTTCATTAGAAAGTCCTGAGATGGAGTACCTAGCTGCTCAATTACCTTGTTCCACTGGTCAATGTCTGAGGAGTTAATGTTAAGGAAAACAGGCCACACACACtattgaacacaaacacactatgCACCATTAGGTCAGAGTGACACATAGCTTTCTTTAAGGTACACACATCCACAGTTCTACTGTATATACACATGTaagtacactgcaaaaactcaaatcttaccaagcatGTTTGTTTAACTTCACGCCAAATATCTCCTTACAGTCAATAGAAGTCACATTGACCTGATGAGTCAAGGAAAAATCTAATTTCAAGAAATAGGGTCGACCAATATTATTTTTTCAGGGCTGATATGGATACTGATTATAAGTGGTTCATGGGGCTGATAACCTAAGATTTGGAAcagaaatacatttacaaaaaaatctaaactttCTGTCAAAATGTAGAATTTAGAATATAACAAACTCAGAAAaagactttgtttaaatgccagCAGTGAAGCCGAGTGTAGCACACATTTTagttaattaattttattggGGATTGGCAAAATAAAACGCTGATACAGATGATCAGCCTAATGCCAAATATCAGCTCCAAAAATCAGCCTAGGCAGAAAATAGTACAACCCCTAAAAAAATGAGACCCGAATTGcttttagtaaaaaaaatatctgccaATGCAACAACAAAACTGTCTGTGATAACTGTCCAGATATGAATATTAAATCTTTTTCAAGAAACTATTCAATTTCAATTTGcaatttgagtttttgcagtgtacatAATATTTTTTCTACTTAGATGCAGCCACTCACTGCTTCTGCTTGCAGCTAGGTTCAGTGCCTTGTATTCATCCCTCTTATATAGTTTTatacatgtttcaatgtgacaACCTGGAATGTAAATTGAGTTATTTCAGCATCCTAAACTAAAGCTGTCTGACTGGAAACATCTTGCAAAtttgtctgtagcattttttgttttttggtaaACCAAGCAGTATCCCCGACCAATTCAAAGTCATTACGTTTCTTATCTTCATCTGTTACAAACAACCCCaattaaacctgtaattatTTATAGCAGTAGTTACATGGCAGCATCTGGAAAATTTGAAGAGAGCTAATACGCTGGCACCAAACAAAACTATTTTATACTGAAGTTCTTACAACAGGTGGGTGTAGCAGAGCAATGATTGAGGTCATGTTGGCCATGTGGAAAATTGGAAAATGGATGGCAAAGTGACGCAGGGAAACTCTCGGGATGGTGTTGGATCTCTTCACACAGAATGAAGTGATGACACAGTGATCAATCAATGACGGGGAAGGATACGATCAGTGCCGGGGAACAACACACTTCCCCTGATCATCTCGGCCACAATGCAGCCCACTGACCATACATCCACTGGAGGTGGACGTTTAGATGACAGGGAGGTGGACATGCAAAcaaaatggtgaaaaaaaaacaaataagcaCAAAACAAGTGAGAGGAATGCAGACAGCATGGCAGCAGGTTGATGATGTGTGGGGATGAAAATGGAGAACGTGCAGCATCAgccagatagagagagagagagagggagagagagagagagagagagagagagagagagagagagatgcagtgGTGAGCAGATTCAATGAATACTGACATGTTGATGAACATCTACAGCCCATGACTGCCAAAAAGCTTCAATgttgcacaacttttttttttttttttttacaatgctCAATGACTATACTCACAGGGCAACCTTTTTATCTGACATCAGGGTGGGAAGCTTAAATACTGTTAGAATGTTGTTCAGTTGTGTTCCAGGTTGTTAGTCTTATAGATTTGGGGTGAAGCGGTATTACCTCTGGATGtcaaaaagcaacaacaagcTGCAGGCAGAGTAACTCCAGTCTGACATAAATGACAGGAGGTGTAATTCAGTTTGAAAACGTCTGATGAAAAAAGTTCAAATTACAAAGTGTCACGTGGTAGAAAAACTGTGCTCCTGTGCCTGGTTCATGTCTCTGCTTCACTCTACCACCAACTGTGTACATCATGTGACACTGTTTAGCCAATCAAAGAGGGCACAGGCCATCTTTATTCACTATAgatgcatttgttttttgttttattttgccacTTCAGATATTACTTATGTCTCATACAATGACAAAAAATGATACACTATAATTTAGAATCATATTTAAATTACTTAGATTAAAACATTGTGGCTCTTACATGAGGTGTCTGACGATGGCTATCTGTTAACTGCTTCCAGATTGATCAGAGACTAATAAgttaatgaacatttctgttCATGTTTGCATTTGTTTAGAGCATACTTAATTATTAAATGtttctaaaaaatataaaaaatactattcaaaaatatttttttagttaTTACTTGAAATTAGTCAAGCAACTGgaaattaaatattattttatttattgaaatatgttttctttttagctgTAGGCTAgaattataaaaatgtaatctgAAAAATGCTTGAATACTTTAATATTATATCTAATATACACTTTCTTAAATAACGCattaaaaatattgaattaCTTAACAATATTCATTCTTTTTAATGTGCATTAACttaaacttaacttaacttaacacATTAGCTTTGGTTAACAACGGCTAACATAACAGCTTTCTTAAAACTGTGACTGCTAGCTAGAAATTGCTAGATGCTAGAGTTTGTTagttttaaaagacaaaatagaAGAGACTTAAATTTCAAGCCAACATATTAGTTTGAAACATTACATAACCATGCTTACTAGCTAGTGTAATATTATCTTTGAGTGGCTTGCCTTAGCTGTTATTAAAAGGAAGCTAGCAAGTTATCAAATAAGTTCTTTATTTTCCAATATGATCTGATCTCTGTCTGGATTTCCCTCCCAGCTTTCTGCTGATCACTTATCCTGAAGTGGTGACATTATAACATAAGCACATTAGCTTCCCACCCTGATCATTACATTAGAGGTAGATTACTGCAGTGTGAATATGGTGATTATTACGCTGGAACAAATAATGTTTTATAAGCCAAGAAATGACAAGGGAAAGATGTGACAGCCTGCACAGCAAAATGCCCTTTGCAAAGattgttaaaatgaaaagtgcgtACAGGTATGTAAAAGACCCAAGGATACAGTCCCTCCCTGGGAAGAGGATTTTATGGCGAACCATCTCCGCCAGTATGCAGCCCACAGACCATATGTCCACTGGTAAAGTGGAACACGGTAAACAAAGCGGGTAAGAGGTGAGAGGAAGGTACAACGTCAGGTTAGTTACGGAAGAGGCCAGTTAGTTAGCAATCTTAGAATAACATCCCCATTATGTTCAGCAGCAGCATGCAGCTTACACAGCGTTAGCTAGATTAATGTCCAGGTCCATGCAATTAAGTTGAAGTGTTTTGAAAAGGTTAAATAACATTATACATTGTAATATTACTACATATTTTTCATAGTGCAAAGATAATGACTGACCATTGGCTTGGTAGCCCATCCCCAGGATCACCTCTGGCGCCCTGTAGTAGCGTGTAACTACATATGGTGTCATTAGGAGGCCTGTGGCAGCCGTTCGAGCCAAGCCGAAGTCCAAAATCTTCAATGTGCAGTCTGACTTCACAACTATGTTACTGGGCTTGAGGTCCTAACGgggaacaaacaacaaaatgtgattattttatgttaattttgTCTAAAAACAGCAATGACTTTGTAGATAAGAGCATGCTGATGCACAGGTTTGAATGCAGAAACAAATAATGTGCTGATTCAAGTAAGAGAAGATAGATGAAGAAAATAAACCCTGCATTACATCTTCACCTCCAGTATTACTCAAATGCTGCATTATTCATAGCTCTGTTGGATGTTGCTGTGAGATTGTTTATATGATGACAAACTCGTGACAAAAGACATCATCCATCTTGACGGGAGTCCATCTGATAGCCTACAGGTTCCCCCTCCTGCTGCGTCTATTTCTCAAGATGACACTTTGTCGTATACGTAACATTTCCCTGCTGTGCAAATTGCTTACTGCTTGCTACTTAggaaatgtgtttcattttgtcTGCAGTTTGTAGATAAATCAAGCTTTGGCATTTAAGgatattgattttgttctttatgAGATTGAATGTTTCTTTATTCTGATTAGAAGCATTTTTGATGAGGATTTAATGCTCTCTCAGAGGGCCTTGGTTGATAATAGTTGATCATTCATTAAGTAGACTGAGAAACACGTTTTCATCTTTCTGATGCTTTCTTTTTCACCAGTTTTGAGTATTTTCTTCATGGTGATATgcaataaaaatcaaaatgcCTGCAAACCATTTACACCTGTTCATTATTTACATTAATGGGGAATTAAACGTTCAAATTATCAATACACAGAATTCAGAGGTTTGTACTAACTAATACTAGTGCCAGGAATGTGTTGgaaaatcacacatttttaaaggatATTTTGTTCCAAAACCTAGATTTGACACTCAATAATGACATACATGTTGATATATATTCCACTGTTTTAAATAGAAATCCCCTCACGATATGAAATATGTCCTAGAGTTGTTCCGATGCCACTTatgttatggggactgtaagatctatctacgataaggtggacgagctaacccagcaccagagggaatactggcagagtagcatcatgctaacagagctaacactggacacgaacgccacattggaaggatttcacctgctgtgggtggacaggatacaggagagccagactgaactaactggggaagaaggccagctcagtcctggaccctgtggaggtggtggctgacaggagaaatatggccaagctgtcgtctttgatgaacatttcttttctatatatattcttgttgaaattcttgtactgtacacctttttgtttgctgctgtaactccatgaatttccccgttgtgggacgaataaaggagtatcctatcttatcttatcttatcttatttaatttttgatCATGCACACAGGCTGAtaccaaatacacaccaaaaTCCAGCACAACTATAAAGAATACACACTTTTTATTACTTAATAGCAGTTGCAAAAGACCAACCATGAATGGTATGATCGCTATTGATGTATGACTGCTTTCCATATTGTACAGCTGGTCTTAGGTTAAACATATAGAACTAAAATCAGAGCATAAGCGCTGTATGACGTTCTTTCATAAGCCAGCTCTGATTAACATTAAACTCCCCTCTAGCAcctcactgtagctgtttggtGTCATGTGACAAATTATTTTCATGAACAACATTTTTCCTTTCAGATACTGAGCAGATAATATGGCCGCCCCATCGCTGGGCTTCAAAACTCCACTTCAGAAACTAATGTACGAGGTCACGGAGACATCCATGTTGAGTACAGCCTATGTCAGATACACAGACATCATGGATTCAGAGATTAAAAGTAAAGGAAAAAACTCATTGCTGACACTTTAATAGCTTTGACTAATGCTACATTTTCCTGCagcactgtgttgttgttgtgtgtgaagGTCACATGATTATTTACCTGAAACCAGGCCATTTTTTTATTGGGCTTAAAAGGTATCTCTAACACTTCCCTTACATTCTCACGGGGGTTTTGTTTGACCGTAAAGGACTTATTTCATCATCTAATAGTGTGCTAGTCCACCATTTGACCTCATGTGTAAGTGTCAAGTAACAGCAGGTTTAACACCTCCTCTCAGTGACAGTGGCCCGGCGTTAACCCCGAGTCTTACCCTGTGAATGATGCCGGCGGCGTGGAGGTGTTTGATACCACATAACATCTGATAGAGCAGATAAGACAGCCTCTCATGGTCCAGCTCCATCTGAATGACCTGGCACAGGTTGGCGTCCATTAGCTCCATCACCAAGTATCTGATGGAGTGGAACACGAATAGTGAGAAGCAGTTAAACCAACACAAGAGAAGGAGTTATTTTTTGATTCAAACACTCTgaacaaacacatccacacttCACATCCAGATACTTACACGTCTTGGAAATCTTCTAATGATTTCTGTGGCGTGAATACATTTAATAGGCCGATGATCTGCGGGTGAAGAgttgatgaaaaatgttatctaCATGTCACAACAATGTCATTTAGATTCAGCTTTAAGGAAACATATTCCATCTATATACACACTAAAGAGAGCAGTCCTTGCTGCTTACATGTGACTGAATATATTTCTGCATACTTACATTTTTGTGATTGACACATTTCATTAGGACTAGCTCTCTGAATGCTCTCTTGGCATGGGTTTGGTTTTGAAACGGCCGACTCAGCTTCTTGATGGCAACATTTCGTTCAAGGATTTGGTCGTAAGCAGAGCTGAGGAACAGAGTGAGGGAGTTATTTCAGACATGCTCACAAAAGCTGCATAATcctcagcaaaaacaacaatacaaagtGAACAGTATTAAATCTTAACTCTCAACTACTTTTTGATTTCTAGGGCaatatgaaattaaatgtgGGGTGAAATGTAGGACTTAGCGGATCAAATCTGACCAAGTAGACGAGCATGACTGAGGTTCAAACACTCACCAGACGATTCCCTGTGCCCCTGAGCCGATGGGTCTTAGATTCTGGTATCGCTTTAGGACTGTGAACGTTGAATCCCCAACATCCAGGCTGTAGAACTCCCGttctctcttgtttttgttcatggTTAAATCTTCAATCACTGCTCTCTGTGCATCCAAAAATGTCCTCtgtgcaaacaaaaaacaggcacCCGTTAGAAACACTCCTTCAGAGCTACAACGacacaaaaacagctgcagcgaggagaggagaaaaatcTATAGTCAAATGAAAATCCTTGCGCCGGAGACAGCAGAttaggagagaggaagaaaaaaaagacagtgcTGAATTTCACACTTGAGGCGAGCACTGCAGCTCCTTATCTCAGCAACTCAGCAAACGCACCAGGATGGAAGATTTGATATCATCAGCAGTGGTGGCAGAAACAGCAGGCAACGGGGAAGGTCTACTCCATCATATGAAACACGACTCTCAGAGAGACTCTGTCACATTGGAAAACCAAACCCGATGCTAATTCCTGTGTGTCTGGACCCCAGCCCAGTTCTACAGGCAGGTCTTCCACAGGCACATGTTAACTGGGTCGAGTTGCACCAGGAGGCTGCGAGCCCAGATAAGATGCAACACAGAGATGCCAATTTGTTTGGCATGATGTTCCTGAACATGTTTCATCTTTcatccaaacaaaaacaagctccAATCTGAAAAAGGAGAAAGCACTAacttccttttccttttcttcagtgCTTATGTAAGCGACGTAATCACCCTCCCCGTTCTTACAGTCTCCCCGACACACAGTCCATATGAGGGATATAATTGCCAGATAAAATGAGTCAGCTCTCCTTCTGTTCCTCCAACGTCACAAAGACGTCTGTAACGTCCGCCTCCCTCACAACATGAAAATAGACATGTTACTCCTTTTTGTatttcagacaggaagacaatTACTCTCCTCTGAGTTAACAACCTTTGACTGATTTGCAGTCGATGTACGGTTACATGCACAGTTCTGTTTGTTATACTCCTTCGCTATAGGCTCATTATGTTGTAAGGTCAGGTCAGTGCAGAGACAGAATAATTGCCTGATTACCTGCTTGATATCTTTTAGTCCCACAGTGTGAATGTTACTCTCCCTGCTGTGTAATAACTAGAATTGATGCTGCATCAACAAATTCCTCTGAAATCAATTATTCACCATTAGAATGCAGTTATGTGTCAGCTGCAGTATTTACTAGCAATGCAGCAGCCACATCAGTACTCTACAGCTGCACCCGAGAGATCTGGTCCTCCTGGATTCGATTTGAACACAGGGAGCTGTAATACATTCAGGGGCCTGGTGCGTCCT
This genomic interval from Notolabrus celidotus isolate fNotCel1 chromosome 4, fNotCel1.pri, whole genome shotgun sequence contains the following:
- the mapk8a gene encoding mitogen-activated protein kinase 8 isoform X4 produces the protein MNKNKREREFYSLDVGDSTFTVLKRYQNLRPIGSGAQGIVCSAYDQILERNVAIKKLSRPFQNQTHAKRAFRELVLMKCVNHKNIIGLLNVFTPQKSLEDFQDVYLVMELMDANLCQVIQMELDHERLSYLLYQMLCGIKHLHAAGIIHRDLKPSNIVVKSDCTLKILDFGLARTAATGLLMTPYVVTRYYRAPEVILGMGYQANVDIWSVGCILAEMVRHKILFPGRDYIDQWNKVIEQLGTPSQDFLMKLNQSVRTYVENRPRYAGYSFEKLFPDVLFPADSDHSKLKASQARDLLSKMLVIDASKRISVDEALQHPYINVWYDPAEVEAPPPKILEKQLDEREHTVDEWKDLIYKEVSEWEEWKKNGVIRGQPPPLAQVQQ
- the mapk8a gene encoding mitogen-activated protein kinase 8 isoform X1 — encoded protein: MNKNKREREFYSLDVGDSTFTVLKRYQNLRPIGSGAQGIVCSAYDQILERNVAIKKLSRPFQNQTHAKRAFRELVLMKCVNHKNIIGLLNVFTPQKSLEDFQDVYLVMELMDANLCQVIQMELDHERLSYLLYQMLCGIKHLHAAGIIHRDLKPSNIVVKSDCTLKILDFGLARTAATGLLMTPYVVTRYYRAPEVILGMGYQANVDVWSVGCIVAEMIRGSVLFPGTDHIDQWNKVIEQLGTPSQDFLMKLNQSVRTYVENRPRYAGYSFEKLFPDVLFPADSDHSKLKASQARDLLSKMLVIDASKRISVDEALQHPYINVWYDPAEVEAPPPKILEKQLDEREHTVDEWKDLIYKEVSEWEEWKKNGVIRGQPPPLGAAVIDSPPQPTSSSSSSANDVSSMSTEPTDPSSDPTMTSETDSSLDSHTSLGALACCR
- the mapk8a gene encoding mitogen-activated protein kinase 8 isoform X2, with protein sequence MNKNKREREFYSLDVGDSTFTVLKRYQNLRPIGSGAQGIVCSAYDQILERNVAIKKLSRPFQNQTHAKRAFRELVLMKCVNHKNIIGLLNVFTPQKSLEDFQDVYLVMELMDANLCQVIQMELDHERLSYLLYQMLCGIKHLHAAGIIHRDLKPSNIVVKSDCTLKILDFGLARTAATGLLMTPYVVTRYYRAPEVILGMGYQANVDIWSVGCILAEMVRHKILFPGRDYIDQWNKVIEQLGTPSQDFLMKLNQSVRTYVENRPRYAGYSFEKLFPDVLFPADSDHSKLKASQARDLLSKMLVIDASKRISVDEALQHPYINVWYDPAEVEAPPPKILEKQLDEREHTVDEWKDLIYKEVSEWEEWKKNGVIRGQPPPLGAAVIDSPPQPTSSSSSSANDVSSMSTEPTDPSSDPTMTSETDSSLDSHTSLGALACCR
- the mapk8a gene encoding mitogen-activated protein kinase 8 isoform X3; translated protein: MNKNKREREFYSLDVGDSTFTVLKRYQNLRPIGSGAQGIVCSAYDQILERNVAIKKLSRPFQNQTHAKRAFRELVLMKCVNHKNIIGLLNVFTPQKSLEDFQDVYLVMELMDANLCQVIQMELDHERLSYLLYQMLCGIKHLHAAGIIHRDLKPSNIVVKSDCTLKILDFGLARTAATGLLMTPYVVTRYYRAPEVILGMGYQANVDVWSVGCIVAEMIRGSVLFPGTDHIDQWNKVIEQLGTPSQDFLMKLNQSVRTYVENRPRYAGYSFEKLFPDVLFPADSDHSKLKASQARDLLSKMLVIDASKRISVDEALQHPYINVWYDPAEVEAPPPKILEKQLDEREHTVDEWKDLIYKEVSEWEEWKKNGVIRGQPPPLAQVQQ